The Tripterygium wilfordii isolate XIE 37 chromosome 17, ASM1340144v1, whole genome shotgun sequence genome has a window encoding:
- the LOC119982320 gene encoding uncharacterized protein LOC119982320 isoform X4 yields MGTEANPLITRHKCSACFKQFKRKEHLVEHMKISYHSVHQPRCPVCLKHCKSFESVREHLNGPLQKPTCSEVFSVQGCNLCLKVYNSSNSLHKHKEICCLASPVPLGTAFMHSTECQVNMSVSNDKDHNLEGLKGVAMDCEMVGGGSDGSIDICARVCLVDEDENIIFYAYVQPEIPVTNYRDTAKYQPLMKTNLVSHSLKYDIQTAVHDPYEDCVSVMRLYKRMRSQDHQMEGMKPQNLSTDFDSLQPEELEKMSPDELYEISRPNYRCWCLDSK; encoded by the exons ATGGGAACCGAAGCAAATCCACTTATTACGAG ACACAAATGCTCTGCATGCTTCAAGCAATTTAAGAGGAAGGAACATCTTGTTGAGCACATGAAAATTTCTTACCACTCAGTTCATCAGCCTAGATGTCCTGTGTGTTTGAAGCATTGCAAATCCTTTGAATCAGTACGAGAACATCTTAACG GTCCTCTGCAAAAGCCAACCTGTTCGGAGGTTTTCTCTGTGCAGGGTTGTAATCTTTGTTTGAAAGTCTATAATAGCTCCAATTCTCTTCACAAGCATAAAGAAATATGTTGCCTAGCTTCGCCTGTTCCCCTA GGAACAGCGTTCATGCATTCTACAGAATGTCAAGTTAACATGTCTGTTTCAAATGATAAAGATCACAATCTTGAGGGTCTTAAAGGAGTTGCTATGGATTGTGAAATGGTTGGTGGTGGGAGTGATGGGTCAATTGACATTTGCGCTAGGGTTTGCCTTGTTGATGAGGATGAGAATATAATTTTCTATGCATATGTTCAACCTGAAATTCCTGTTACGAATTACAG GGATACCGCAAAGTATCAACCATTGATGAAAACAAATTTGGTCAGCCACTCTCTCAA GTACGATATACAGACAGCAGTGCATGATCCATATGAAGATTGTGTTTCCGTGATGAGATTGTACAAAAGAATGCGTAGCCAAGATCACCAAATGGAAGGAATGAAACCCCAAAATCTCTCAACCGATTTTGACTCTCTGCAACCTGAGGAACTTGAGAAGATGTCCCCAGATGAACTCTATGAGATATCAAGACCAAACTACAGGTGTTGGTGTCTGGATTCAAAGTAA
- the LOC119982320 gene encoding RNA exonuclease 4 isoform X2, translating into MGTEANPLITRHKCSACFKQFKRKEHLVEHMKISYHSVHQPRCPVCLKHCKSFESVREHLNGPLQKPTCSEVFSVQGCNLCLKVYNSSNSLHKHKEICCLASPVPLGTAFMHSTECQVNMSVSNDKDHNLEGLKGVAMDCEMVGGGSDGSIDICARVCLVDEDENIIFYAYVQPEIPVTNYRYELTGLTKEHLKDAVPLMEVKDEILKILYNGEPVERLRLDGGKARLLVGHSLEHDLYCLRMKYPVHLLRDTAKYQPLMKTNLVSHSLKYDIQTAVHDPYEDCVSVMRLYKRMRSQDHQMEGMKPQNLSTDFDSLQPEELEKMSPDELYEISRPNYRCWCLDSK; encoded by the exons ATGGGAACCGAAGCAAATCCACTTATTACGAG ACACAAATGCTCTGCATGCTTCAAGCAATTTAAGAGGAAGGAACATCTTGTTGAGCACATGAAAATTTCTTACCACTCAGTTCATCAGCCTAGATGTCCTGTGTGTTTGAAGCATTGCAAATCCTTTGAATCAGTACGAGAACATCTTAACG GTCCTCTGCAAAAGCCAACCTGTTCGGAGGTTTTCTCTGTGCAGGGTTGTAATCTTTGTTTGAAAGTCTATAATAGCTCCAATTCTCTTCACAAGCATAAAGAAATATGTTGCCTAGCTTCGCCTGTTCCCCTA GGAACAGCGTTCATGCATTCTACAGAATGTCAAGTTAACATGTCTGTTTCAAATGATAAAGATCACAATCTTGAGGGTCTTAAAGGAGTTGCTATGGATTGTGAAATGGTTGGTGGTGGGAGTGATGGGTCAATTGACATTTGCGCTAGGGTTTGCCTTGTTGATGAGGATGAGAATATAATTTTCTATGCATATGTTCAACCTGAAATTCCTGTTACGAATTACAG ATATGAATTAACTGGGTTAACTAAGGAGCATCTGAAAGATGCTGTTCCGCTTATGGAAGTGAaagatgaaattttaaaaattttatataatGGAGAACCCGTCGAAAGGCTGAGACTGGATGGTGGAAAGGCTAGGCTACTAGTGGGTCACAGTTTGGAGCATGATTTGTATTGCTTGAGAATGAAGTATCCTGTTCATTTACTGCG GGATACCGCAAAGTATCAACCATTGATGAAAACAAATTTGGTCAGCCACTCTCTCAA GTACGATATACAGACAGCAGTGCATGATCCATATGAAGATTGTGTTTCCGTGATGAGATTGTACAAAAGAATGCGTAGCCAAGATCACCAAATGGAAGGAATGAAACCCCAAAATCTCTCAACCGATTTTGACTCTCTGCAACCTGAGGAACTTGAGAAGATGTCCCCAGATGAACTCTATGAGATATCAAGACCAAACTACAGGTGTTGGTGTCTGGATTCAAAGTAA
- the LOC119982320 gene encoding uncharacterized protein LOC119982320 isoform X3: MGTEANPLITRHKCSACFKQFKRKEHLVEHMKISYHSVHQPRCPVCLKHCKSFESVREHLNGPLQKPTCSEVFSVQGCNLCLKVYNSSNSLHKHKEICCLASPVPLGTAFMHSTECQVNMSVSNDKDHNLEGLKGVAMDCEMVGGGSDGSIDICARVCLVDEDENIIFYAYVQPEIPVTNYRDTAKYQPLMKTNLVSHSLKYLTRTYLGYDIQTAVHDPYEDCVSVMRLYKRMRSQDHQMEGMKPQNLSTDFDSLQPEELEKMSPDELYEISRPNYRCWCLDSK, encoded by the exons ATGGGAACCGAAGCAAATCCACTTATTACGAG ACACAAATGCTCTGCATGCTTCAAGCAATTTAAGAGGAAGGAACATCTTGTTGAGCACATGAAAATTTCTTACCACTCAGTTCATCAGCCTAGATGTCCTGTGTGTTTGAAGCATTGCAAATCCTTTGAATCAGTACGAGAACATCTTAACG GTCCTCTGCAAAAGCCAACCTGTTCGGAGGTTTTCTCTGTGCAGGGTTGTAATCTTTGTTTGAAAGTCTATAATAGCTCCAATTCTCTTCACAAGCATAAAGAAATATGTTGCCTAGCTTCGCCTGTTCCCCTA GGAACAGCGTTCATGCATTCTACAGAATGTCAAGTTAACATGTCTGTTTCAAATGATAAAGATCACAATCTTGAGGGTCTTAAAGGAGTTGCTATGGATTGTGAAATGGTTGGTGGTGGGAGTGATGGGTCAATTGACATTTGCGCTAGGGTTTGCCTTGTTGATGAGGATGAGAATATAATTTTCTATGCATATGTTCAACCTGAAATTCCTGTTACGAATTACAG GGATACCGCAAAGTATCAACCATTGATGAAAACAAATTTGGTCAGCCACTCTCTCAAGTACCTTACTCGAACTTATCTAGG GTACGATATACAGACAGCAGTGCATGATCCATATGAAGATTGTGTTTCCGTGATGAGATTGTACAAAAGAATGCGTAGCCAAGATCACCAAATGGAAGGAATGAAACCCCAAAATCTCTCAACCGATTTTGACTCTCTGCAACCTGAGGAACTTGAGAAGATGTCCCCAGATGAACTCTATGAGATATCAAGACCAAACTACAGGTGTTGGTGTCTGGATTCAAAGTAA
- the LOC119982320 gene encoding RNA exonuclease 4 isoform X1, which translates to MGTEANPLITRHKCSACFKQFKRKEHLVEHMKISYHSVHQPRCPVCLKHCKSFESVREHLNGPLQKPTCSEVFSVQGCNLCLKVYNSSNSLHKHKEICCLASPVPLGTAFMHSTECQVNMSVSNDKDHNLEGLKGVAMDCEMVGGGSDGSIDICARVCLVDEDENIIFYAYVQPEIPVTNYRYELTGLTKEHLKDAVPLMEVKDEILKILYNGEPVERLRLDGGKARLLVGHSLEHDLYCLRMKYPVHLLRDTAKYQPLMKTNLVSHSLKYLTRTYLGYDIQTAVHDPYEDCVSVMRLYKRMRSQDHQMEGMKPQNLSTDFDSLQPEELEKMSPDELYEISRPNYRCWCLDSK; encoded by the exons ATGGGAACCGAAGCAAATCCACTTATTACGAG ACACAAATGCTCTGCATGCTTCAAGCAATTTAAGAGGAAGGAACATCTTGTTGAGCACATGAAAATTTCTTACCACTCAGTTCATCAGCCTAGATGTCCTGTGTGTTTGAAGCATTGCAAATCCTTTGAATCAGTACGAGAACATCTTAACG GTCCTCTGCAAAAGCCAACCTGTTCGGAGGTTTTCTCTGTGCAGGGTTGTAATCTTTGTTTGAAAGTCTATAATAGCTCCAATTCTCTTCACAAGCATAAAGAAATATGTTGCCTAGCTTCGCCTGTTCCCCTA GGAACAGCGTTCATGCATTCTACAGAATGTCAAGTTAACATGTCTGTTTCAAATGATAAAGATCACAATCTTGAGGGTCTTAAAGGAGTTGCTATGGATTGTGAAATGGTTGGTGGTGGGAGTGATGGGTCAATTGACATTTGCGCTAGGGTTTGCCTTGTTGATGAGGATGAGAATATAATTTTCTATGCATATGTTCAACCTGAAATTCCTGTTACGAATTACAG ATATGAATTAACTGGGTTAACTAAGGAGCATCTGAAAGATGCTGTTCCGCTTATGGAAGTGAaagatgaaattttaaaaattttatataatGGAGAACCCGTCGAAAGGCTGAGACTGGATGGTGGAAAGGCTAGGCTACTAGTGGGTCACAGTTTGGAGCATGATTTGTATTGCTTGAGAATGAAGTATCCTGTTCATTTACTGCG GGATACCGCAAAGTATCAACCATTGATGAAAACAAATTTGGTCAGCCACTCTCTCAAGTACCTTACTCGAACTTATCTAGG GTACGATATACAGACAGCAGTGCATGATCCATATGAAGATTGTGTTTCCGTGATGAGATTGTACAAAAGAATGCGTAGCCAAGATCACCAAATGGAAGGAATGAAACCCCAAAATCTCTCAACCGATTTTGACTCTCTGCAACCTGAGGAACTTGAGAAGATGTCCCCAGATGAACTCTATGAGATATCAAGACCAAACTACAGGTGTTGGTGTCTGGATTCAAAGTAA